The Cyclobacterium amurskyense genome contains the following window.
TTTGATCCCTGCTTTGTGGGATATGCATACTCATCTAAATAAACAGTCTCCAAATAGTGCATATGCCCAATTTGTAATAAATGGCATCATGCATATTCGAGAAATGCGAGGAGCCTATAACAATAGAGATCACTTTGCATCTACTCCAGAGCGAATAAAAAAATGGAATAAAAAGGTCGCAAATAATGATTTGCTTGGACCATATATTCACAATATTCCGAGCATTGCAATAGATGGACCGAGTTCAATGTTTAACAATTCACCTGAATACTTTAATTGCTCAAACAGTGAACAGGCTAGAATGTTAGTGAAGCATTTTCAGTCTCAAGGAATTACCACGATTAAACCTTACAACAATATTTCTAAAGAGGCATTTTCCACATTGATGGAAGAAGCAAAAATTAGGGGAATTGAGGTAGCTGGTCATAAACCTGTTCGCGTAAGTACTATTGAATCAGCTAATGCAGGTATGAAAAGCATTGAACATGCTCGATTCTTAATATGGGATAGTTTTAAAGGTTCGCAAGAACTCAGGAATAGTGATAACCCGAAGGGAAGCGATAATACCACACTTAGGCAAAGAATGCTCGATGAGCACGATACACTGCTATTGGCAGCAAATTTAGAGGCTTTAAAAAATAATAAGACTTATTATTGCCCTACACATCTTACTAGAAGGTCTGATGCCTTTGCTGATGGAGAAGACTTTAGGTCAAGGTACGATAATATCAACCCAATCTTTAGATTTTTATCCTTTGAGGATTTAGACGCTACCTTACAAGAAGACACAACATCTAATGCAAGGAAGGTTTATAGGGAGTTTTATATAAAAGGGCTAGAAATTACTAAAACTGCAAACACCTGCGGAGTTAAAATATTGGCAGGCTCTGACG
Protein-coding sequences here:
- a CDS encoding amidohydrolase family protein; translation: MKGQFLQILKYVAVATLGCLSLFFVAVLVPYQPINFPEKNYSRLILENINIVDLKNDTILENQYLLVEGNQIKRIDSEPFKSAQGDCKIIDGTDKYLIPALWDMHTHLNKQSPNSAYAQFVINGIMHIREMRGAYNNRDHFASTPERIKKWNKKVANNDLLGPYIHNIPSIAIDGPSSMFNNSPEYFNCSNSEQARMLVKHFQSQGITTIKPYNNISKEAFSTLMEEAKIRGIEVAGHKPVRVSTIESANAGMKSIEHARFLIWDSFKGSQELRNSDNPKGSDNTTLRQRMLDEHDTLLLAANLEALKNNKTYYCPTHLTRRSDAFADGEDFRSRYDNINPIFRFLSFEDLDATLQEDTTSNARKVYREFYIKGLEITKTANTCGVKILAGSDVPELPGTSLIDELLEMSKTGISNYDVIKTATLNPSEYFALEDKYGTVDQGKMADLILLSQNPIKDISSLKDIHGIVYNGVYLDNDEIVRLIRKTNSRNIGLLMSAKLIWGVLMYMTI